The following is a genomic window from Bordetella petrii.
AGGCCTTTGCCGGGCTCACCATCGACCAGGTCACCGAACGCCTCGAAGCCGCTCAGATCGCCAATGCCCGCGTCAACGAAATGAAAGACGTCTGGGCTCACCCACAGTTGCAGGCGCGCCAGCGCTGGCGCGAAATCTCCAGCCCCGCCGGCACGCTGCCCGCGCTGCTGCCGCCGGCCTCCAGCAACGCCTTCACGCCGCGCATGGATCCGGTGCCCGCAGTGGGCGAAAACACCGATGCGGTGCTAGCATCGTTAGGGTATGCGCCCGAAGACGTGGCGCGCCTGCGTGCTGCCGAGGTCGTGTAATGCAAGCCATAGCCCGTACCGTCCGTACCGCCCTGTTCGTGCCGGCCAGCCGGCCCGAACGCATTCCCAAGGCGCTGGCCAGCGGCGCCGACACCGTCATCGTCGATCTCGAAGACGCCGTCGAGCACCTGGCCAAAGACAGCGCCCGCGAAGCCCTGTGCGATTTCCTGGGCACCCACCCCGAGGTCCGCCTGTGGGTGCGCATCAACGATGCCTCCACGCCCTGGCACGACGACGACCTCAAGGCCTGCCACAACCATCCGGGCGTGGCGGCCATCGTCCTGCCCAAGACCGAAACCCAGGCCCATGTGCGGCATGCCGCGCAAACTGGCATCGACATCGTGCCCATCCTGGAAACCGCCGACGGCGTTCTCAACGCGGCCGAAATCGCCGCCACACCCGGCGTGCAGCGCCTGGCGTTCGGCAGCCTCGACTACGGGCTCGACCTCGGCCTGACCACCGATTCCGACGGCGCGGGCGTGGTGCTGGACCACGCCCGCGTCCAGGTGCTGCTGCGCAGCCGCGCGGCCGGGCTGGCGCCGGCGCTCGACGGCGTATTTCCCGGCGTGCAAGACACCGCCGGCATGCAGGCGGCCGCCTGCCGCGCCCGCGACATGGGCTTTGGCGGCATGTTGTGCATCCATCCCACCCAGGTGGGCATCATCCACGGCGCCTTCGCGCCGCCAGCGGCCGATCTCGAATGGGCGCGCCGCGTGGTGGCCGTGCATCGCGACAGCGGCGCCGGCACGTTCATGCTTGAAGGCAAAATGGTCGACGCACCCGTCATCGCGCGCGCCCGCCAGCTATTGCAGCGCGCCGGCGAGCAGGCCTAAGCGGTCGGGCTGGCGCGCGGGGCACTGGCGCCAGGTGCCTGACTCCCGCAGGGTGTCAGGCACTGTGTGGGTGAGATGTTCGTGGTGTTTTACGGTGTCTGACACCTTCGGAGTCAGACACCTTGTCAACTGCGATCTGGCGCCAGGTGTCTGACTCCCGCAGGGTGTCAGGCACTGTGTGGGTTAGATATTCGTGGTGTTTTGCGGTGTCTGACACCTTCGGAGTCAGACACCTTGTCAGCTGCGATCTGGCGCCAGGTGTCTGACTCCCGCAGGGTGTCAGGCACCGTATGGGTGAGATATTCGTGTCGTTTCGCGGTGTCTGACACCTTCGGAGTCAGACACCTGGCCAGCTGCGATTTCATTGTCAGCCGCGATCTGGCTTCAGGTGCCTGACTCCCGCAGGGTGTCAGGCACTGTGTGGGTGAGATGTTCGTGGTGTTTTGCGGTGTCTGACACCTTCGGAGTCAGACACCTTCGGCGGCCGGACTCGCACCTTCGGAATCAGACGCCTTCGGCGGCCGGACTCGTTG
Proteins encoded in this region:
- a CDS encoding HpcH/HpaI aldolase/citrate lyase family protein, which produces MQAIARTVRTALFVPASRPERIPKALASGADTVIVDLEDAVEHLAKDSAREALCDFLGTHPEVRLWVRINDASTPWHDDDLKACHNHPGVAAIVLPKTETQAHVRHAAQTGIDIVPILETADGVLNAAEIAATPGVQRLAFGSLDYGLDLGLTTDSDGAGVVLDHARVQVLLRSRAAGLAPALDGVFPGVQDTAGMQAAACRARDMGFGGMLCIHPTQVGIIHGAFAPPAADLEWARRVVAVHRDSGAGTFMLEGKMVDAPVIARARQLLQRAGEQA